One uncultured Tolumonas sp. genomic window carries:
- the pgm gene encoding phosphoglucomutase (alpha-D-glucose-1,6-bisphosphate-dependent), with protein sequence MAQHPHAGKPARVEDLTNIPRLVAAYYLNKPDMSLPEQRVAFGTSGHRGSSLHNAFTESHIQAVSQALAEYRQSKGISGPLFIGMDTHALSEAALASAVQVLAANGVQVRIQQGLGYTPTPVVSHAILTYNRAGHADQADGVVITPSHNPPEDGGFKYNPPHGGPAEGDITKWVEDRANQILENGSVDVKVMPYAAAIASEFVQEHDYVTPYVNDLGNVLDMEAIRKSGIKIGVDPLGGAGVAYWDVIAKTYGLNIEVVNYRVDPTFSFMTLDKDGKIRMDCSSPWAMASLIGLKDKFDIALGNDPDYDRHGIVTKSGLMNPNHYLAVAIQYLFTHRPNWPAQAAVGKTLVSSSIIDRVAGKIARNLKEVPVGFKWFVDGLFDGSFGFGGEESAGASFLRKDGTVWTTDKDGFILALLAAEIIAVTGKDPQQLYDALTEEFGAPVYRRIDAPANTAQKAVLSKLSPDLVEATTLAGEPILAKLTKAPGNNAAIGGLKVVTENGWFAARPSGTESIYKIYMESFKGEEHLDLIQKEAQQIVSAALAKAGV encoded by the coding sequence ATGGCACAACATCCGCACGCAGGTAAACCAGCTCGCGTTGAAGACCTCACTAATATTCCACGTCTGGTCGCTGCTTATTATCTGAATAAACCTGATATGTCATTACCTGAGCAACGCGTTGCCTTCGGTACCTCCGGGCACCGTGGTAGTTCGTTGCACAATGCTTTCACCGAATCTCATATTCAGGCTGTCAGTCAGGCTTTGGCCGAATATCGCCAAAGTAAGGGTATTTCTGGCCCGTTATTTATTGGTATGGATACGCACGCGTTGTCCGAAGCGGCACTGGCCAGCGCCGTACAAGTATTGGCAGCTAACGGTGTGCAGGTTCGCATTCAGCAAGGCTTAGGCTATACACCGACGCCTGTTGTTTCTCATGCGATCCTGACATACAACCGCGCCGGTCATGCTGATCAGGCGGACGGTGTCGTGATCACACCATCGCACAATCCACCGGAAGATGGTGGCTTTAAATATAACCCACCGCATGGTGGCCCAGCCGAAGGTGATATCACCAAGTGGGTGGAAGATCGAGCGAACCAGATCCTGGAAAACGGTTCTGTTGATGTGAAAGTCATGCCTTATGCCGCGGCGATTGCTTCTGAATTTGTGCAGGAACATGACTACGTTACCCCGTATGTGAATGATTTGGGTAATGTGCTGGATATGGAAGCAATTCGTAAATCGGGCATCAAAATTGGTGTTGATCCGTTGGGTGGCGCGGGTGTTGCCTACTGGGACGTGATTGCGAAAACCTATGGCCTGAATATCGAAGTCGTGAATTACCGGGTTGATCCAACCTTCTCATTCATGACGCTGGATAAAGACGGCAAAATCCGTATGGATTGCTCAAGCCCATGGGCGATGGCGAGCCTGATTGGTCTGAAAGACAAATTTGATATCGCATTGGGTAATGACCCGGATTATGACCGTCACGGTATTGTGACTAAATCAGGTCTGATGAATCCAAACCATTATCTGGCAGTGGCGATCCAATATCTGTTTACCCATCGTCCTAACTGGCCAGCTCAAGCGGCAGTGGGTAAGACACTGGTTTCGTCTTCCATCATTGATCGCGTGGCCGGTAAAATTGCCCGCAATCTGAAAGAAGTGCCGGTTGGCTTTAAATGGTTTGTCGATGGTCTGTTTGACGGCAGTTTTGGTTTCGGTGGCGAAGAGAGCGCGGGTGCTTCATTCCTGCGTAAAGACGGCACTGTCTGGACCACCGACAAAGACGGTTTTATTCTGGCTTTGCTGGCAGCAGAAATTATTGCGGTGACTGGCAAAGACCCACAGCAGCTGTATGACGCACTGACCGAAGAATTTGGTGCACCAGTTTATCGTCGTATCGATGCACCAGCCAACACCGCCCAGAAAGCAGTGTTGTCGAAGCTGAGCCCGGATCTGGTTGAAGCAACCACTTTAGCTGGTGAGCCTATTCTGGCGAAACTGACCAAAGCCCCGGGTAACAACGCGGCGATTGGTGGTTTGAAGGTTGTGACTGAGAATGGCTGGTTTGCAGCTCGTCCTAGTGGCACCGAGTCTATTTACAAAATCTATATGGAAAGTTTCAAAGGCGAAGAGCATCTGGATCTGATCCAGAAAGAAGCGCAACAGATTGTTTCTGCTGCGTTAGCTAAAGCTGGCGTATAA
- a CDS encoding ATP-binding cassette domain-containing protein: protein MNSTPLLKVSGINKTFINRVGLFRRKPVQVLKDISFTLEPGETLALVGETGSGKSTLAKILAGVVPPTSGEIEVNGEVIAFEDTQKRCKLIRMIFQDPNSSLNPQLRVGRILEAPLRLNTDLSEEERANTVIETLRMVGLLPEHALFYPQMISLGQKQRVALARALILDPKIIVADEAFSMLDVSMRSQIVNLLLKLQERLGLSYVVVANDLGLVRHISDKVLIMHQGEVVESGLTSEVFANPQHDVTKRLIQNHGHEYRL, encoded by the coding sequence ATGAACTCCACACCATTATTGAAAGTCAGTGGTATCAATAAAACCTTTATCAATCGGGTAGGCTTATTTCGCCGCAAGCCAGTTCAGGTATTAAAAGATATCTCATTCACACTCGAACCAGGTGAAACGCTCGCATTGGTTGGTGAAACAGGCTCTGGCAAAAGTACGCTCGCCAAGATTTTGGCTGGCGTGGTGCCACCGACATCTGGTGAAATAGAAGTAAATGGCGAAGTGATTGCGTTTGAAGACACACAAAAACGCTGCAAATTGATCCGCATGATCTTCCAAGACCCGAACTCTTCGTTAAACCCGCAACTACGGGTCGGACGAATTCTCGAGGCACCATTACGGCTGAATACCGATTTATCGGAAGAAGAACGCGCTAATACCGTGATCGAAACATTACGTATGGTTGGTTTATTACCCGAACATGCGCTGTTTTATCCGCAAATGATCTCATTAGGGCAAAAACAGCGTGTCGCACTGGCACGCGCACTGATCCTTGATCCGAAGATCATCGTGGCCGATGAAGCCTTCTCAATGCTGGATGTCTCCATGCGCTCACAAATCGTCAATTTGTTGCTGAAATTGCAGGAACGGTTGGGGTTATCTTACGTTGTCGTTGCCAACGATCTGGGCCTGGTGCGCCATATCAGCGATAAAGTATTGATCATGCATCAAGGCGAAGTCGTTGAAAGCGGGCTGACCAGTGAAGTATTCGCCAATCCGCAGCATGATGTCACTAAACGACTGATCCAAAACCACGGTCACGAATACCGACTGTAA